One genomic window of Methanosalsum zhilinae DSM 4017 includes the following:
- a CDS encoding DUF3784 domain-containing protein, which produces MSEQLIFWISGFMLIVLGYLIAFKKKMALIAGYNEKEVKDKQGLARLVGYFTISIGAVTAIMPFLMQNIGEYAIWIFSVIVIGGSIIVLIKAQKY; this is translated from the coding sequence ATGTCAGAACAGTTGATATTTTGGATTTCAGGGTTCATGCTGATTGTACTAGGATATTTGATTGCATTCAAGAAAAAGATGGCTCTTATTGCAGGTTATAATGAAAAGGAAGTTAAGGATAAGCAGGGACTTGCCAGACTGGTTGGATATTTTACAATTTCAATCGGAGCTGTGACTGCAATAATGCCTTTCTTAATGCAGAATATAGGAGAATATGCTATATGGATATTCTCAGTAATTGTTATTGGAGGCTCGATCATAGTGCTCATAAAGGCACAGAAATACTGA
- a CDS encoding COG1361 S-layer family protein, whose amino-acid sequence MNIKQLLPGLTVLAAILLMLGIFIPAVSASSSSTTLKVDILKHEPYPAEIGEYVSVWVKIDNFASQRSDDVTIELVPEYPFYLDSPRNAQKNFGILPPTSTGIHEFRLFVDEDARPGVGTIKVRYQGESGGAWIEESFDIRVGTDTFDSRGTLELVSARTEPSVLMPGDIGTVILEMRNSASGQTIVLDGTEYDTNARIQAASLAGNGFIEVLSDSYRGDGVLGPGDIINIHYTVEVDEDAPVGTHLIGFSLIGSSHSYNANWQVPVRIDSQSSLKVIPSGSLELENGVGTLEFDVANVHSAALSSVSVRLESDDMRFSPAEYFIGTMESDELFTIDIKAESISNSNSTNTVNVIASYRNGPNNHEYTVDTLEVRSVDAPGGSGAALIVFLLVVVAAGAGAFYYRKKKMNKNEKEEE is encoded by the coding sequence ATGAATATCAAACAGCTTTTACCAGGACTCACGGTGCTGGCAGCAATATTGCTGATGCTTGGAATCTTTATTCCTGCAGTTTCAGCCAGTTCTTCATCAACCACACTTAAAGTTGATATCCTGAAACATGAACCATATCCTGCAGAAATTGGAGAATATGTAAGTGTATGGGTCAAGATAGATAATTTTGCATCCCAGCGATCAGATGATGTGACAATCGAACTTGTCCCCGAATATCCGTTTTATCTGGATTCACCCCGAAACGCTCAGAAGAATTTTGGAATACTTCCACCAACCAGTACTGGTATCCATGAGTTTCGACTGTTTGTTGATGAGGATGCAAGGCCTGGAGTTGGAACCATAAAGGTACGCTATCAGGGAGAAAGTGGTGGTGCCTGGATTGAGGAATCATTTGACATAAGGGTTGGAACCGATACATTTGACAGCAGAGGTACTCTGGAACTTGTATCTGCCAGGACCGAGCCTTCAGTTTTAATGCCTGGGGATATTGGTACTGTAATACTTGAGATGCGTAACAGTGCATCCGGCCAGACCATTGTACTGGATGGAACTGAATATGATACCAACGCCCGGATTCAGGCAGCTTCCCTTGCAGGCAACGGTTTTATTGAAGTGCTCAGTGACTCCTATCGAGGCGATGGTGTGCTAGGACCTGGTGACATCATTAACATACATTATACTGTTGAAGTTGATGAAGATGCTCCAGTTGGCACTCACCTGATTGGCTTTTCACTGATTGGCAGTTCCCATTCCTACAATGCCAACTGGCAGGTACCTGTGAGAATTGATTCACAGTCATCCCTGAAAGTTATTCCGTCCGGCTCACTTGAACTTGAGAATGGAGTAGGAACCCTTGAATTTGATGTGGCAAATGTACATTCTGCTGCATTGTCCAGTGTATCTGTACGACTCGAATCCGACGATATGCGCTTTTCTCCTGCAGAATACTTTATCGGTACTATGGAATCGGATGAACTGTTCACCATTGACATAAAGGCTGAATCAATTTCAAATTCCAATTCCACAAACACAGTCAATGTGATTGCAAGTTATCGCAATGGTCCCAACAACCATGAGTATACTGTGGATACTCTGGAAGTCCGGTCAGTCGATGCACCTGGTGGAAGTGGTGCAGCTCTGATAGTATTTCTACTTGTGGTAGTTGCAGCAGGTGCAGGAGCATTCTATTACAGGAAGAAGAAAATGAATAAGAATGAAAAGGAAGAAGAATAA
- a CDS encoding ABC transporter ATP-binding protein, with the protein METCCEVTEHKSNPDLIIEAVNICKSYKIGDMEIEVLKNVNIRVKKGEFVAIMGPSGSGKSTLMNILGILDRPTCGSFFITGRDISKASDNELALIRGLEIGFVFQNFNLVPRLNALQNVQLPTYANRKKGIEPGKRAEELLNLVGLGDRIHHKPNELSGGQSQRVAIARALINDPSLILADEPTGNLDTKTGEEIMNIFRDLHKKGSTIVMITHDPEVAEHADRVVHLRDGVIEDQDHD; encoded by the coding sequence ATGGAAACCTGCTGTGAAGTGACGGAACATAAATCCAACCCTGACCTTATAATTGAGGCAGTGAATATCTGTAAAAGCTATAAAATAGGTGATATGGAAATTGAGGTTTTAAAAAACGTCAATATCCGTGTGAAAAAGGGAGAGTTTGTAGCTATTATGGGCCCCTCAGGTTCCGGTAAAAGTACACTAATGAATATTCTGGGTATTCTTGACAGACCTACCTGTGGCAGCTTCTTTATTACTGGTAGGGATATCAGCAAGGCATCGGATAATGAGCTGGCACTGATCAGAGGACTTGAGATCGGCTTTGTTTTCCAGAACTTCAATCTTGTACCCAGACTGAATGCCCTGCAAAACGTTCAACTTCCAACCTATGCAAACAGGAAGAAAGGAATCGAGCCCGGAAAACGTGCAGAGGAACTGCTGAATCTGGTTGGACTGGGTGACCGGATACACCACAAACCCAATGAACTCTCAGGTGGCCAGTCACAGAGAGTTGCAATTGCACGGGCACTTATCAATGACCCTTCCCTGATACTTGCAGATGAACCTACCGGTAATCTTGACACAAAGACAGGAGAGGAAATAATGAATATATTCAGGGACCTTCATAAAAAGGGTAGTACAATAGTTATGATTACCCATGATCCTGAAGTTGCCGAACATGCTGACAGAGTAGTTCATCTAAGGGATGGGGTTATTGAAGACCAAGACCATGACTAA
- a CDS encoding ABC transporter permease, with protein sequence MRYELFIALRYIRSKKKQTILSLGAIAIAVMIMVVVLAMIAGLSDELHDTTVDQLSHVTVTPHDRNEYIYFYNTLVNDIENMEYVVSASPRLDGSVSLTKADRNRNAQLRGIDAERENLVFSINEDIKEGSFENLILQRNTIVIGVDLAKRLDLEVGDSVDASFPEARPMSLRVVGIFETGTPADENVVYTSLPTSQYFYQTQDVVNRISIRLDDVYKDLEVANAIKDKGFEAAGWTELNPEILQLLNIAYIANTIETGLVAIIASFGVVSTLNTMVMSKVKEIGILMAMGVPKSSIKKIFVIQSGILGLAGSIIGALLGIVIGLSIGSLEYHETDAILGVTELPIVIRALDVFLIILAISVLNLIAGIYPAQRAASLDPVEAISASR encoded by the coding sequence ATGCGATATGAATTGTTCATTGCTTTGCGCTATATTCGCTCTAAAAAGAAGCAGACGATATTATCCCTTGGTGCAATTGCAATTGCTGTAATGATAATGGTTGTCGTTCTGGCAATGATCGCAGGATTAAGTGATGAACTCCATGATACAACTGTAGATCAACTATCACATGTAACAGTTACTCCACATGACAGAAATGAGTATATTTATTTTTATAATACTCTTGTAAATGATATTGAAAATATGGAGTATGTAGTTTCTGCATCTCCTAGACTGGATGGTAGTGTTTCGTTAACTAAAGCCGATAGAAATCGGAATGCACAACTTAGGGGAATAGATGCTGAAAGGGAAAATCTGGTCTTTTCCATAAATGAAGATATCAAAGAGGGAAGTTTTGAGAATCTGATTCTCCAGAGAAATACAATTGTTATTGGTGTTGATCTTGCAAAACGCCTTGATCTTGAAGTGGGGGATTCAGTCGATGCTTCATTTCCAGAAGCAAGACCAATGTCATTAAGGGTAGTTGGAATATTTGAAACTGGCACACCAGCTGATGAAAATGTAGTTTACACGTCATTACCAACATCACAATACTTCTACCAGACACAGGATGTTGTTAACAGGATTTCAATCCGGCTTGATGACGTTTATAAAGATCTGGAAGTAGCTAATGCAATAAAAGATAAAGGTTTTGAAGCTGCAGGCTGGACCGAGCTTAATCCCGAAATACTTCAGCTATTAAATATTGCATACATAGCAAATACCATCGAAACCGGGCTGGTAGCAATTATAGCCTCTTTTGGAGTGGTCAGTACTTTAAATACCATGGTAATGAGTAAAGTAAAAGAAATTGGAATATTAATGGCAATGGGTGTTCCTAAAAGCAGTATAAAAAAGATTTTTGTGATTCAGAGTGGTATACTGGGTCTTGCAGGATCAATTATCGGTGCATTACTTGGAATTGTTATTGGTCTATCAATTGGAAGCCTTGAATATCATGAAACGGATGCAATACTTGGAGTAACTGAACTACCAATTGTTATTAGAGCACTTGATGTATTTCTAATCATTCTTGCTATATCTGTACTAAATCTGATAGCCGGAATTTATCCTGCACAAAGAGCTGCATCTCTTGATCCGGTAGAAGCAATATCTGCTAGCAGATAA
- a CDS encoding ABC transporter ATP-binding protein yields the protein MSVSDTIIEIKDLSKIYKNGAEVHALKSVNLTVSKGEFMSIIGPSGSGKSTLLHIIGILDTPSKGTILIDGKDVSKMSDSQRSRTRNEKLGFVFQYHHLLPDFSALENVMMPLLISGKSDKEAKNIAERLLKDVGLEDRLDHRPNQLSGGQCQRVAVARALANNPDIVIGDELTGNLDTKSSEMIYDLLRKLNSKYQQTFIIVTHDPKLAEKTDRIVRIVDGQIVSS from the coding sequence ATGTCTGTAAGTGATACTATAATTGAAATTAAGGATCTGAGTAAGATATATAAAAATGGTGCTGAAGTACATGCCTTAAAATCAGTTAATTTAACTGTCTCTAAAGGCGAATTCATGTCCATCATTGGCCCTTCTGGCTCTGGAAAAAGTACCCTTCTCCATATTATAGGAATATTAGATACTCCTTCTAAAGGTACGATCCTGATTGATGGAAAAGATGTTAGCAAAATGTCAGATTCACAGAGGTCCAGGACACGTAACGAGAAACTCGGGTTTGTGTTTCAGTATCATCACTTATTACCTGACTTTTCTGCACTTGAAAATGTTATGATGCCTCTACTTATTTCAGGAAAAAGTGATAAAGAAGCTAAAAATATTGCAGAGAGACTGCTGAAAGATGTAGGACTTGAGGATAGATTAGATCATCGTCCAAATCAATTATCAGGCGGTCAGTGCCAGAGAGTAGCAGTTGCAAGAGCACTTGCAAATAATCCGGATATTGTTATAGGAGATGAGCTGACAGGGAATCTTGATACAAAATCAAGTGAAATGATATATGATCTTCTAAGAAAACTAAACAGTAAATATCAACAGACATTCATTATAGTGACCCATGATCCGAAACTTGCAGAAAAAACAGATCGAATTGTAAGAATTGTTGACGGCCAAATAGTTAGCAGTTAA
- a CDS encoding ABC transporter permease: MYEYKVAFRSVVAKKRNTFFSVLAVALAVGIIIMFMGIISGFSGEMINSTVESAPHITVNPIDDDEYIHLYNHFGSIIDATEGVLYTSPVISEPAALTYRGNAEGIVIEGIDPRSEINTMRIHENVIDGDFESLERSYRGVVLGNILADNLDVTIGERVTLVRADGTSTSLEVVAIVSTGTPADETLAYAQLDFVQDHFDKKGQISYIKVRVADIHQAENIASTIKMNTDLDAISWMEQNEDILDLLNTQQAIAWLFYLLIFIVAGFGIANTLYTIVMDRKKEIGMLMALGSSRRSILKIFLIESALLGLAGVILGFIIALIGAYAIGLYEIELPPDVYFGVTEIPIDMQARYFIYAGAFSMIINMIAASIPAKQASQLDPVEAIED, translated from the coding sequence ATGTACGAATATAAAGTTGCTTTTCGCAGTGTTGTTGCCAAAAAAAGAAATACTTTTTTTTCAGTTTTAGCTGTAGCACTTGCGGTTGGAATTATTATAATGTTTATGGGAATTATCTCTGGTTTTTCTGGAGAAATGATTAATTCAACTGTTGAATCCGCCCCACATATAACCGTTAACCCGATAGATGACGATGAATACATTCATCTGTACAATCATTTTGGTTCAATAATAGATGCAACTGAAGGTGTACTCTATACATCTCCCGTTATATCCGAGCCTGCAGCTTTGACTTATAGAGGTAATGCAGAAGGAATTGTAATTGAGGGCATCGATCCTCGCTCTGAAATTAATACCATGCGTATACATGAGAATGTAATCGATGGTGATTTCGAGTCGCTTGAAAGATCATATCGAGGAGTAGTTTTAGGAAATATCCTCGCAGATAATCTGGATGTTACAATTGGAGAACGAGTTACACTGGTAAGGGCTGATGGCACAAGTACCAGTCTAGAAGTTGTTGCGATAGTAAGTACCGGAACTCCAGCCGACGAAACTTTAGCATATGCTCAACTGGATTTTGTTCAGGACCATTTTGATAAAAAAGGCCAGATATCTTATATCAAGGTTCGGGTTGCAGACATACATCAGGCAGAGAACATTGCATCCACTATTAAAATGAATACAGACCTGGATGCTATAAGCTGGATGGAACAAAATGAAGACATACTTGATCTCTTAAATACCCAGCAAGCCATCGCATGGCTATTTTATTTATTGATTTTTATTGTTGCAGGATTTGGAATTGCTAATACGCTTTACACAATAGTAATGGATAGGAAAAAAGAGATTGGTATGCTAATGGCATTGGGTTCTTCCAGAAGAAGCATTCTCAAAATATTCTTGATTGAATCTGCACTACTTGGTCTAGCAGGTGTCATACTTGGTTTCATAATAGCTTTAATTGGAGCATATGCTATTGGTCTCTATGAAATAGAGTTACCTCCAGATGTTTATTTTGGAGTTACAGAAATTCCTATTGATATGCAGGCTAGATACTTTATTTACGCGGGTGCTTTTTCAATGATCATCAATATGATTGCAGCTTCAATTCCAGCAAAACAGGCATCTCAGCTGGACCCTGTCGAGGCAATTGAAGATTAA
- a CDS encoding FeoA family protein, translated as MYLASYENDKPCIIENLPDINLLNSLGLRKGSKVSIRSRQFFGGPLVVQIGTRCVAIDKKIAEQIIIKEVH; from the coding sequence ATGTATCTTGCCAGCTACGAAAATGACAAACCCTGTATAATTGAAAACCTGCCGGACATCAACCTTCTTAACTCACTTGGACTTAGAAAAGGATCAAAGGTATCCATCAGATCCAGACAGTTCTTTGGAGGACCACTGGTTGTACAGATTGGAACACGGTGTGTTGCAATAGATAAAAAGATAGCTGAGCAAATTATCATAAAAGAGGTGCACTGA
- a CDS encoding amino acid permease gives MNLLGDGRGSGLQNDESLQKKVEDQKGLTPGKKLFGTFEGVFVPTLLTILGVIMYIRHGWLVGNAGLLGAWLIILISFSITLATALSLSSIVTNIRIGAGGAFSIISQSLGIEVGGSIGIPLYLSQTLAVAMYIFGFRAGWMWIFPDHPAILVDLAIFFILFVVAYISASLAFRIQYIVLAVIIASFVSIIWAAYTGSMQESITLWGSFPGFIEEDFSGVGFWVVFAVFFPAATGIMAGANMSGELKDPRKSIPLGTLSAIVISLIIYLLLALWLAASATNTELVSDYLIMVEKAAWGQLIIAGLLGATFSSALASLVGAPRILQALGNHKILPGSEWFSKSSKSGEPRNAMIFTGIIVFLALLLRDLNAIAPLITLFFLITYAMINIVVLIEQRLQLVSFRPLLRIPSVIPFIGATGCIFVMFIVNPTFSLLALIIVILIHGHLIKKELKAPFGDMRSGLFVALAEWAAKKTYKIASSEHRTWKANLLVPIENPRILTGAFKILVDLTYPKGSIKILGMAGKFEEEELSSRLTDLTTSFREKGVFSSWTIIDTAGFEHNLIAGMETLSGSFFKPGVLFIHMDSFSQQEDEIQNVIHKASQRNIGALLLAVHRNAFFGRENSINLWINDRSPDWDISMDLGNQDLAILIAYKLKINWNARLKMITCVNEQYNVYKAERYLANLAELARIPNVTYKVMVGDMESNISKAPQASINVFSTDSDIDFDFIHKTVDQTGSSCLFAMDSGEENALA, from the coding sequence GTGAATTTGTTGGGAGATGGAAGAGGTAGTGGATTACAGAATGATGAATCTTTACAGAAAAAGGTAGAAGATCAAAAAGGATTGACACCGGGAAAAAAGCTATTTGGTACATTTGAGGGTGTTTTTGTACCAACCCTTCTGACTATACTCGGTGTAATAATGTACATAAGGCATGGTTGGCTTGTTGGTAATGCAGGCCTTCTTGGAGCATGGCTTATTATACTTATATCATTTAGCATTACACTTGCCACCGCACTTTCACTTTCTTCAATAGTCACTAATATAAGAATAGGTGCAGGTGGCGCTTTTTCAATAATTTCTCAGTCTCTGGGTATAGAAGTAGGAGGCAGTATAGGCATTCCTCTTTACCTATCTCAGACCCTTGCAGTGGCAATGTACATATTTGGATTTCGTGCCGGATGGATGTGGATATTCCCGGATCACCCTGCTATTTTAGTAGATTTAGCTATATTTTTTATTCTCTTTGTTGTTGCATACATCAGTGCATCTCTTGCATTTAGAATACAATATATTGTTCTTGCGGTAATAATAGCTTCATTTGTGTCAATCATATGGGCTGCATATACAGGTTCAATGCAGGAATCCATTACACTATGGGGTTCTTTTCCGGGATTTATTGAAGAAGACTTTTCAGGTGTTGGTTTTTGGGTCGTATTTGCTGTTTTCTTTCCTGCAGCTACAGGAATAATGGCAGGTGCAAATATGTCAGGAGAACTTAAAGATCCCCGGAAAAGTATTCCTCTGGGTACTCTGTCAGCTATAGTCATAAGTCTAATAATCTATCTACTGCTTGCTCTGTGGCTTGCAGCCTCTGCGACAAATACAGAACTTGTGAGCGATTACCTGATAATGGTGGAAAAAGCTGCGTGGGGTCAGTTGATTATAGCCGGTCTTTTGGGAGCTACATTTTCATCTGCTCTGGCCTCATTAGTTGGTGCACCAAGAATACTTCAGGCTTTAGGGAACCATAAAATACTTCCGGGCAGTGAATGGTTCTCAAAGAGTTCAAAGTCAGGAGAACCTCGAAATGCAATGATATTTACCGGAATTATTGTTTTTCTTGCATTATTACTGCGTGACCTTAATGCAATAGCTCCTCTGATAACTTTATTTTTCTTAATAACCTATGCAATGATCAATATAGTTGTTCTGATTGAACAGCGATTACAATTGGTAAGTTTCAGACCACTTCTAAGAATCCCATCCGTAATTCCATTTATAGGAGCTACAGGATGTATTTTTGTAATGTTTATAGTAAATCCTACATTTAGCTTGCTGGCACTTATTATTGTAATTTTAATACATGGACATCTAATAAAAAAAGAATTAAAGGCACCTTTTGGAGATATGCGCAGTGGTCTTTTCGTAGCACTTGCAGAGTGGGCTGCAAAAAAAACATATAAAATCGCTTCTTCTGAACATAGAACCTGGAAGGCTAATCTTTTGGTACCTATAGAAAATCCAAGAATTCTTACCGGTGCTTTCAAAATACTGGTAGATTTAACATATCCCAAAGGCTCGATTAAGATACTGGGAATGGCAGGAAAATTCGAAGAAGAGGAGTTATCTTCACGGCTAACTGATTTGACCACTTCTTTTAGAGAAAAAGGCGTTTTTTCTTCGTGGACAATCATTGATACTGCTGGATTCGAACACAATCTCATAGCAGGAATGGAAACTTTAAGCGGCTCCTTCTTCAAACCAGGGGTACTGTTCATTCATATGGATAGTTTTAGTCAGCAAGAAGATGAAATACAGAATGTGATACATAAAGCTTCTCAAAGAAACATAGGTGCTTTGCTTCTTGCAGTTCATCGTAATGCATTTTTTGGAAGAGAGAATTCTATAAATCTATGGATAAATGATCGCAGCCCAGACTGGGATATAAGCATGGATTTAGGAAATCAGGATCTAGCCATTCTAATAGCATATAAACTTAAAATCAACTGGAATGCAAGATTAAAGATGATAACCTGTGTGAATGAACAGTACAACGTATATAAGGCTGAGAGATACTTAGCAAATCTTGCTGAACTAGCAAGAATTCCAAATGTGACCTATAAGGTTATGGTCGGAGATATGGAGTCCAACATATCTAAAGCACCACAGGCATCTATCAATGTCTTCAGCACGGATTCAGATATAGACTTTGATTTTATTCATAAAACAGTTGATCAAACGGGGTCTTCTTGTTTATTTGCTATGGATTCTGGAGAAGAGAATGCGCTTGCTTAA
- a CDS encoding MBL fold metallo-hydrolase — protein MKLTFLGTGVAIPQANRVQSGILIDTGRKPLLLDCGSGVLNRINDSGNDHTSIEHVVLTHLHLDHVSDLLCLIKANWLCGKTDISLYGPAGTESYLNKLLDAYSYMKDKVDIQINELIPGKSYIIEDTGCTINSVRGIHSVPSLSYRVDTDSGSVVYTGDTEPSTSIMQLSNGADCLIHECSFPPGFETTNHTNPDMLAEMLDSNPPGCNEIYLTHLYPHMQGHENESLEILRKHFHDRVKIAEDLMEIIIKKKK, from the coding sequence ATGAAACTTACATTTCTTGGAACTGGTGTGGCAATACCGCAGGCCAACCGTGTGCAATCAGGAATACTTATTGATACCGGAAGGAAACCATTGTTACTTGACTGTGGTAGTGGTGTTCTTAACAGAATTAATGACAGTGGGAATGATCACACATCCATAGAACATGTTGTCCTTACACATTTGCACCTGGACCATGTTTCTGATCTTCTTTGCCTCATAAAAGCAAACTGGCTTTGCGGTAAAACGGATATCAGCCTGTACGGGCCTGCGGGAACAGAGAGCTATCTCAATAAACTGTTAGATGCATATTCTTACATGAAAGATAAAGTTGATATTCAGATAAATGAATTGATACCAGGTAAAAGCTATATTATTGAAGATACAGGATGCACTATTAATTCCGTAAGAGGGATACACAGTGTTCCTTCCCTTTCCTACAGGGTTGACACAGATTCAGGCTCAGTTGTATATACCGGAGACACAGAACCATCTACTTCTATTATGCAACTATCTAATGGAGCTGACTGTCTAATTCATGAATGTTCATTTCCCCCGGGATTTGAGACAACAAACCATACAAATCCAGATATGCTGGCAGAAATGCTTGACAGCAATCCTCCAGGATGCAATGAAATATATCTAACCCATCTCTATCCACATATGCAGGGACATGAAAATGAAAGTCTGGAAATTCTCAGAAAGCACTTTCATGATCGCGTTAAAATAGCAGAAGATCTCATGGAAATCATAATTAAAAAGAAAAAATGA